In one Capricornis sumatraensis isolate serow.1 chromosome 1, serow.2, whole genome shotgun sequence genomic region, the following are encoded:
- the MINDY4B gene encoding inactive ubiquitin carboxyl-terminal hydrolase MINDY-4B, with product MEPSDEPQNSQGLDLEEITRKILFLDKWREIFSYHRLGTNNTTSQNHEGDRVSAGETEDGTGRPQPKGQGHLPSSSLCSVPKPSIISSKSGGFPVSLAMATKLRQTLFGNTIQVFSSDWTKAYFQFHEPFSDLAFTLQVGKGGVRSIQMAVQGSIIKYLLFTRKGKDGNFLSLCRISKHDQDHTLAAVLAGILWAAGAAQKATICLITEDTYVAPTPGYSGDGFSERLQLFELSDKEATEKFIYDHLQCFKGEGCHGVILFLYSLIFSRTFERLQKELDVSTTHLLQPNAGGFLCRQAVLNLILTGRASPHIFNGCQKGKSQEILHGVLTRSDIGYLQWGKDTSEDDRLSQVGSMLKTPKLPVWLCNINGNYSVLFSTNRQLLSDWKVEHLFDLYFYSGQPAQKKPAHLTIDTHSHHWESVQHEDEHRPGRQFSPLEMVIRTKWRDATINWNGSVPFF from the exons ATGGAGCCCTCAGATGAGCCACAAAACTCCCAAGGGCTGGATTTAGAGGAGATAACtagaaagattttatttcttgACAAATGGAGGGAAATCTTTAGTTATCACCG GTTGGGAACCAATAATACAACTTCTCAG AATCATGAAGGTGACCGTGTATCTGCTGGTGAAACTGAAGATGGAACAGGAAGGCCTCAGCCAAAAGGACAAGGACATTTGCCATCAAGTAGCCTTTGTTCTGTTCCCAAACCCTCTATCATCTCTTCAAAATCGGGCGGCTTTCCTGTCTCCCTAGCAATGGCCACG AAACTGCGCCAGACTCTCTTTGGAAATACCATCCAGGTCTTCAGCTCTGACTGGACAAAGGCTTATTTCCAGTTTCATGAGCCTTTTTCTGACCTGGCTTTCACATTGCAAGTGGGAAAG GGAGGTGTCCGAAGCATTCAGATGGCTGTACAAGGATCCATCATTAAATACCTGCTGTttacaaggaagggaaaagacgGTAACTTCCTCAG TTTGTGCAGGATAAGCAAGCACGATCAGGACCACACGCTGGCGGCGGTACTCGCAGGCATCCTGTGGGCTGCAGGAGCAGCTCAGAAGGCCACCATCTGCCTCATTACTGAGGACACTTATGTTGCCCCAACTCCTGGCTACTCTGGGGATGGTTTCTCTGAACGG CTCCAGCTGTTTGAACTTTCAGACAAAGAAGCCACTGAGAAATTCATCTATGATCATTTACAATGT TTCAAAGGAGAAGGATGCCATGGCGTTATCTTATTTCTTTACAGCCTGATCTTCTCCAGAACATTTGAAAG GCTTCAGAAGGAGCTGGACGTCTCCACCACTCACCTACTACAACCAAATGCTGGAGGTTTCCTGTGCAGGCAG GCAGTTTTGAACCTGATTTTAACTGGAAGAGCAAGTCCACACATCTTTAATGGCTGTCAGAAAGGAAAGTCTCAAGAAATATTACATGGGGTCCTGACCCGCAGCGACATCGGCTATTTGCAGTGGGGTAAGGACACTTCAGAGGATGACAGGCTTTCACAG GTGGGCAGCATGCTGAAGACTCCCAAGTTACCTGTCTGGCTGTGCAACATCAACGGAAATTACAGTGTCCTGTTTAGCACAAACAGGCAGCTTTTATCAGACTGGAAAGTGGAGCACCTCTTTGATCTGTATTTCTACAGTGGCCAGCCCGCACAGAAAAAGCCTGCGCACCTTACCATAG ACACTCACTCCCATCACTGGGAAAGTGTCCAACACGAAGATGAACACAGACCAGGAAGACAGTTTTCCCCACTGGAGATGGTGATCAGAACCAAGTGGAGAGATGCCACCATCAACTGGAATGGATCTGTTCCCTTTTTCTAA